In Ruminococcaceae bacterium BL-4, one DNA window encodes the following:
- the rpmB gene encoding 50S ribosomal protein L28 produces the protein MAKCEICGKDLVFGIRVSHSHRRSNRTWKPNVKRVKAVVNGSPKRIYACTRCLRSGKVTRAV, from the coding sequence ATGGCAAAGTGTGAAATCTGCGGCAAGGATTTAGTGTTTGGTATTAGGGTTTCCCATTCCCACAGACGTTCCAACCGGACTTGGAAACCAAACGTCAAACGTGTGAAAGCAGTGGTAAATGGTTCCCCTAAACGTATTTATGCCTGCACCCGTTGCCTGCGTTCCGGTAAGGTTACCCGCGCTGTTTGA
- a CDS encoding Site-2 protease family protein has product MLFNMIQNIMSGNGVNMSTLISGIFAMLLIIFLILPLHECAHGWVALKLGDNTAKYQGRLTLDPIASMDPMGTLCLLLFGYGWAKPVPVDPRNFKNPKRDMALTALAGPLSNLIAALVGALVLRILVLPFHMNLATPVWQFFSFYIGINISLAVFNLLPIPPLDGSKIVGGFLSSQALYNYYKYQNVISLVLIMVLFMGFLDLPLTFLNNLFYNGINIIADLPFRLFGFV; this is encoded by the coding sequence ATGCTTTTCAACATGATTCAAAATATCATGAGCGGCAACGGAGTGAATATGAGCACGCTGATTTCCGGCATTTTTGCCATGTTGCTCATTATCTTTTTAATTCTTCCGCTCCATGAATGTGCACATGGATGGGTCGCCTTGAAACTGGGTGACAACACAGCAAAATATCAAGGACGCCTAACATTGGATCCAATTGCAAGTATGGATCCAATGGGGACACTTTGCCTTTTACTGTTTGGATATGGGTGGGCAAAGCCTGTTCCGGTAGATCCTCGGAATTTTAAGAATCCAAAACGTGATATGGCACTGACTGCTTTAGCAGGTCCTCTCTCTAATTTAATTGCGGCTCTTGTTGGTGCTTTGGTGCTGCGGATTTTAGTCCTGCCTTTTCACATGAATTTGGCAACGCCGGTATGGCAGTTTTTTAGCTTTTATATTGGAATTAATATTTCTTTGGCCGTTTTTAATCTGCTTCCGATTCCGCCGCTGGATGGCTCTAAGATCGTTGGAGGATTTCTTTCTTCTCAGGCTTTATATAATTATTACAAATATCAAAATGTGATTTCCCTTGTTTTGATTATGGTCCTTTTTATGGGCTTTTTGGATCTTCCGCTTACTTTTTTGAACAATTTATTTTATAATGGAATTAATATTATTGCAGATCTTCCTTTTCGGCTGTTTGGATTTGTATAA
- a CDS encoding protein of unknown function (Evidence 5 : Unknown function) translates to MAFDYSSPNSVSFYKISKNGENIKLFILEESGVSNERTSN, encoded by the coding sequence TTGGCTTTTGATTACAGCAGTCCAAACTCTGTTTCATTTTATAAAATTTCGAAAAATGGAGAAAATATAAAATTATTTATTTTAGAAGAAAGCGGTGTATCAAATGAGCGAACATCCAATTGA
- the rluB gene encoding 23S rRNA pseudouridine 2633 (=2605 standard) pseudouridine synthase (Evidence 2a : Function from experimental evidences in other organisms; PubMedId : 9888802, 24214967; Product type e : enzyme), protein MAEKIRLQKILADSGVASRRKAESMIEAGKVQVNGKTAVIGDKADPKHDQISVEGRLLNTRVNEVYLMLHKPRGFITTMQDEMGRKCVAQLVQDVPTRVYPVGRLDRESEGLLLMTNDGDFANAMTHPSKHVPKVYRVTVHPTITEEQLLQFELGMEIDGYKTAPAQVRVLKTEPGRVVLEIVLHEGRNRQIRKMCEAMGLEVARLKRIAMGPVRLGMLKPGEWRYLTAEELNGLRNEAKHGGALKNQGKSSSSYEKNFKHNPNR, encoded by the coding sequence ATGGCAGAAAAAATCAGATTGCAAAAAATTCTTGCAGACAGCGGGGTCGCTTCACGCCGAAAAGCAGAATCTATGATAGAAGCAGGAAAAGTTCAAGTAAATGGAAAAACTGCTGTGATAGGGGATAAGGCGGATCCAAAGCATGACCAGATTTCTGTAGAAGGAAGACTCCTCAATACCCGTGTGAATGAAGTTTATTTGATGCTGCATAAACCAAGAGGATTCATTACTACTATGCAGGATGAAATGGGAAGAAAATGCGTTGCACAGTTAGTGCAGGATGTACCGACGCGTGTTTATCCTGTAGGACGTCTTGATAGAGAGAGCGAAGGCTTACTCCTGATGACGAATGACGGCGATTTTGCAAATGCAATGACGCATCCTTCTAAGCATGTCCCTAAGGTTTATCGAGTAACCGTGCACCCGACCATTACTGAAGAACAGCTTCTTCAGTTTGAGCTTGGAATGGAAATTGATGGGTATAAAACGGCTCCGGCTCAAGTCCGGGTGCTGAAAACAGAACCGGGACGAGTCGTTTTGGAGATTGTTCTGCACGAAGGAAGGAACCGTCAAATTCGCAAAATGTGCGAAGCGATGGGGCTTGAAGTAGCGCGTTTAAAAAGAATTGCGATGGGGCCTGTTCGTTTAGGAATGCTAAAACCCGGAGAATGGCGTTATCTTACTGCAGAAGAACTAAATGGGCTTCGAAACGAAGCAAAGCATGGGGGAGCTTTGAAAAATCAGGGAAAGTCTTCCTCTTCTTATGAGAAAAATTTTAAGCACAACCCAAATCGTTAA
- the der gene encoding GTPase essential for ribosome 50S subunit assembly (maturation of the 50S subunit central protoberance) (Evidence 2a : Function from experimental evidences in other organisms; PubMedId : 12682299, 16682769, 16894162, 16997968, 19246542, 23056455, 24822275, 27484475; Product type e : enzyme) gives MSKPVVAIVGRPNVGKSTLFNKLIGARLSIVEDTPGVTRDRIYGECEWDGRKICLIDTGGIEVKTSDLLLSQMREQAQLAIDTANVIVFVTDIHSGILAADRDIAAMLMKSGRPIILCVNKVDSVGEPPMEFYEFYNLGLGDPIAVSSVHGHGTGDLLDRVIELLPEETEEEDAVDTIHVAVIGKPNAGKSSLINKIVGENRCIVSDVAGTTRDAIDTEVENSYGNFVLIDTAGLRRKSRVTDTIEHYSVLRAQMAIERSDVCVIMIDATEGFTEQDSKVAGLAHESGKGCIIAVNKWDAVEKDGRTMESFRKSLQNDFSFMDYAPIIFISAKTGQRIDQLFSMIKQVAKSNSMRIATGMLNDVLAQATARVQPPTDKGRRLKIYYMTQASTNPPTFVCFVNSAELFHFSYQRYLENRIRETFGLEGTPVRFIIRERGDS, from the coding sequence ATGTCTAAACCGGTAGTAGCAATTGTAGGACGGCCAAATGTAGGCAAGTCTACTTTATTCAATAAATTGATCGGAGCTCGCCTCTCTATTGTAGAAGATACCCCAGGCGTAACAAGAGATCGTATCTATGGAGAGTGCGAATGGGATGGCCGAAAAATTTGCCTGATTGATACAGGAGGAATTGAAGTCAAAACAAGTGATCTTTTACTGTCACAAATGCGGGAACAGGCACAGCTCGCAATCGATACGGCAAATGTGATTGTCTTTGTAACCGACATCCACAGCGGCATTTTGGCAGCGGATCGAGATATTGCCGCAATGTTGATGAAAAGCGGTCGCCCGATTATTTTGTGCGTTAATAAAGTGGATTCTGTTGGAGAACCTCCGATGGAATTTTATGAGTTCTACAACTTGGGATTAGGAGATCCGATTGCAGTTTCTTCCGTACACGGACATGGTACTGGAGATCTTCTCGACCGGGTCATAGAATTGCTCCCTGAGGAAACAGAGGAAGAAGACGCCGTTGATACCATTCATGTAGCTGTTATCGGAAAGCCAAATGCCGGAAAGTCTTCCCTTATCAATAAAATTGTTGGAGAGAATCGCTGTATCGTTTCTGATGTTGCCGGAACAACAAGAGACGCTATTGATACAGAGGTAGAAAATTCTTATGGCAATTTTGTCTTGATTGATACTGCAGGCTTGCGTCGAAAGAGCAGGGTTACAGATACGATCGAACACTATAGTGTCCTGCGGGCACAAATGGCAATTGAGAGGTCTGATGTGTGCGTTATTATGATTGACGCGACCGAAGGATTTACAGAGCAGGACAGTAAAGTTGCCGGACTTGCTCATGAAAGCGGAAAAGGATGTATTATTGCAGTTAATAAATGGGATGCCGTTGAAAAAGATGGGCGGACAATGGAGTCCTTCCGCAAAAGTCTGCAAAACGATTTTTCTTTTATGGACTATGCACCGATCATTTTTATTTCGGCGAAAACTGGACAGCGAATTGATCAGCTCTTTAGTATGATTAAACAAGTTGCAAAATCAAATTCAATGCGTATTGCAACAGGCATGCTTAATGACGTTTTGGCGCAGGCGACGGCACGTGTACAGCCGCCTACCGATAAAGGTCGGCGCTTGAAAATTTATTATATGACACAGGCAAGTACAAATCCGCCAACATTTGTGTGCTTTGTCAATTCGGCTGAATTATTCCATTTTTCCTATCAGCGTTATCTGGAGAATCGGATTCGAGAGACTTTTGGACTGGAAGGAACTCCGGTTCGCTTTATTATCCGTGAACGCGGAGATTCTTAA
- a CDS encoding D-alanyl-D-alanine carboxypeptidase, giving the protein MIQWQVVVLYQKGFLRIGIVLIILVAFLIPANAEELSVSAESAILVNADNGEVLWAKNENQECAMASTTKIMTALITLEQAAEDDKVVTITKQMTAVEGSSMGLQPGEQLRLSSLAAGMLSVSGNDAANSAAIAIDGSAEKFSERMNQRARELDMDHTHFVTPSGLDDDAHYSTAADMAKLTCAAMKNSAFQKIVSQKSIQVEFINPQIKRMYANHNRLLSFYQGCIGVKTGFTKKAGRCLVSAAERDGVRVVAVTLNAPDDWNDHQKLLDEGFQKLQAITFDDRSFAAEIPSATGGGTIGVRGQLGDTVVLSKDSYPERTVELPKFLYAPIEKGQCVGRIVYRLNGQIISQTPILADSDVPEQRSKQSIFDRIKQFWMSCFP; this is encoded by the coding sequence ATGATTCAGTGGCAGGTGGTTGTTTTGTATCAAAAAGGATTTTTGAGAATTGGAATTGTTCTGATTATTTTAGTTGCTTTTTTGATTCCCGCTAATGCAGAAGAACTTTCTGTTTCGGCAGAAAGTGCAATTTTAGTAAATGCAGATAACGGAGAAGTTTTATGGGCAAAGAATGAAAATCAGGAATGCGCAATGGCAAGCACTACAAAAATCATGACAGCCTTGATCACTTTGGAACAGGCTGCTGAAGATGATAAAGTGGTTACCATTACAAAACAGATGACGGCAGTGGAAGGCTCTTCCATGGGGCTTCAGCCGGGGGAGCAGCTGCGTTTAAGCAGCCTTGCGGCAGGAATGCTCAGTGTTTCTGGGAATGATGCTGCTAATTCAGCTGCGATCGCCATTGACGGAAGTGCAGAAAAATTTTCGGAACGAATGAATCAAAGAGCCAGAGAACTTGATATGGATCATACGCATTTCGTTACGCCCTCCGGGTTAGATGATGATGCGCATTATTCGACTGCGGCTGATATGGCAAAACTCACCTGTGCAGCAATGAAAAATTCTGCGTTTCAGAAGATTGTTTCACAGAAATCAATTCAGGTAGAGTTCATAAATCCGCAAATTAAACGGATGTATGCAAACCATAATCGGCTTTTAAGTTTTTATCAGGGATGTATTGGAGTAAAAACTGGGTTCACTAAAAAAGCGGGACGCTGTTTGGTATCTGCGGCAGAACGTGACGGGGTGCGCGTAGTGGCAGTTACTTTAAATGCACCGGATGATTGGAATGATCACCAGAAATTGTTGGATGAAGGATTTCAGAAGCTTCAGGCTATCACTTTTGACGATCGGTCTTTTGCGGCCGAGATTCCTTCTGCGACAGGTGGGGGGACGATAGGAGTACGGGGCCAACTAGGGGATACAGTTGTTCTCTCCAAAGATAGTTATCCGGAACGCACAGTTGAATTGCCAAAGTTTTTGTATGCTCCGATTGAAAAAGGGCAGTGCGTTGGGAGAATCGTCTATCGTTTAAATGGACAGATCATTTCACAGACTCCGATTCTTGCAGATTCGGATGTTCCTGAACAAAGAAGCAAACAATCAATCTTTGATCGAATAAAACAATTTTGGATGTCTTGCTTTCCGTAA
- the gcdC gene encoding Glutaconyl-CoA decarboxylase subunit gamma: MKNLKITVNGIAYNVQVEEVNGTFAAAPVPAPAPQYKPVPMPRPVAAPVPVASAPVAPAPVKTSAAPAAKLSGNAETVESPLPGNVMSINVKPGDSVKAGQVLLMLEAMKMENEIVAPHDATVKSLCVNKGDTVDAGAPLVIIC; this comes from the coding sequence ATGAAAAATCTAAAAATCACGGTAAATGGAATTGCTTATAACGTTCAGGTGGAAGAGGTTAATGGCACGTTTGCTGCAGCTCCAGTCCCTGCACCGGCTCCTCAGTATAAGCCCGTGCCGATGCCTCGTCCGGTAGCTGCTCCTGTACCCGTTGCTTCCGCTCCTGTTGCTCCTGCTCCGGTAAAAACCTCGGCAGCACCAGCTGCTAAGCTTTCTGGAAATGCAGAAACAGTTGAAAGCCCATTGCCTGGAAATGTGATGAGTATCAATGTTAAACCAGGGGATTCTGTTAAAGCAGGTCAGGTCCTTTTGATGCTTGAAGCCATGAAAATGGAAAATGAAATTGTTGCGCCTCATGATGCAACAGTTAAAAGTTTGTGTGTAAACAAAGGGGATACTGTTGACGCAGGTGCTCCCCTTGTAATTATTTGCTGA
- a CDS encoding conserved protein of unknown function (Evidence 4 : Unknown function but conserved in other organisms) — translation MIVLWIILGILLILLFSPLCVTMIYQESFCAKIRFLFLTYTFPPEKSKEKTSQEEKKPEKPKKKEDTDSQKDQSKWKNLFKERGLGGILDLMKKFMEQVTAPIKKLLAHFHIKKLVCEVGVSTEDAAETAILYGQACAVIYPAVAMLTEAAKFYQFTVSVAPDFDKKKSSVNFELEFHVLTIWLLITAVQTLFHFIKFRKMEKI, via the coding sequence ATGATAGTCCTTTGGATCATATTAGGGATTTTGTTGATTTTGCTTTTCTCTCCTCTTTGTGTCACGATGATTTATCAAGAAAGTTTTTGTGCAAAAATCAGATTTTTATTTTTGACCTATACTTTTCCACCGGAAAAATCGAAAGAAAAGACCAGTCAGGAAGAAAAAAAGCCAGAGAAACCAAAGAAAAAAGAGGATACAGATTCTCAAAAAGATCAATCCAAATGGAAGAATCTTTTTAAAGAACGCGGACTTGGCGGAATACTTGATCTTATGAAGAAGTTTATGGAGCAGGTTACAGCGCCAATTAAAAAACTACTTGCGCATTTTCATATTAAGAAATTAGTCTGCGAAGTAGGTGTTTCAACAGAGGACGCAGCAGAAACCGCAATTCTTTATGGACAAGCTTGTGCAGTGATTTATCCCGCTGTGGCAATGCTGACAGAAGCTGCAAAGTTTTATCAGTTTACCGTGTCGGTAGCGCCTGATTTTGACAAGAAAAAATCTTCGGTTAACTTCGAATTGGAATTTCATGTGTTGACAATTTGGCTTTTGATTACAGCAGTCCAAACTCTGTTTCATTTTATAAAATTTCGAAAAATGGAGAAAATATAA
- a CDS encoding Segregation and condensation protein A, producing MEKLTYQLEAFEGPLDLLLYLIRKNKLNICDIPIAEVLDQYMAQINAAKAENMDVASEFLEMATRLVYIKTVYLLPKHEEADQMKAELSGQLLEYEECKRIAALLKEKFQMDHFVRVPEEIEPDYTYRRHHLPEELYNAYVNTLGKKQISQKPSQESFSGIVSHRIVSVASQIVFVLRSLWKKPQISYRELFVHKNDRSELVATFLAVLELVRGKRIRVDGDHDSAKVTIVKERKRVPWKNKI from the coding sequence ATGGAAAAGCTAACCTATCAGCTAGAGGCTTTTGAAGGGCCTTTGGATTTATTACTCTATCTGATCCGTAAGAATAAACTGAATATTTGTGATATTCCAATTGCTGAAGTTTTGGATCAGTATATGGCTCAAATTAATGCAGCAAAAGCTGAAAATATGGATGTGGCCAGTGAGTTTTTAGAGATGGCAACACGCCTTGTCTATATTAAAACTGTTTACCTCTTGCCAAAGCACGAAGAAGCAGACCAGATGAAAGCGGAATTGAGCGGACAACTGTTAGAATATGAAGAATGTAAGCGCATTGCCGCTCTTTTAAAAGAAAAGTTCCAAATGGATCACTTTGTGCGGGTGCCGGAAGAAATTGAGCCGGATTATACCTATCGCCGACATCATCTCCCAGAAGAACTTTACAATGCATATGTAAATACACTTGGGAAAAAGCAAATCTCTCAGAAACCTTCTCAAGAAAGCTTTTCTGGAATTGTTTCTCATAGAATCGTTTCTGTCGCTTCACAGATCGTTTTTGTTTTGCGCAGTCTTTGGAAAAAGCCCCAAATTTCTTATCGAGAACTTTTTGTTCACAAAAATGATCGTTCGGAATTGGTTGCGACTTTTTTGGCGGTATTGGAACTTGTTCGGGGAAAGCGAATTCGTGTGGACGGAGATCATGATTCTGCGAAAGTAACGATCGTAAAGGAGAGAAAAAGAGTGCCATGGAAAAACAAAATCTGA
- a CDS encoding Sporulation protein YtfJ, with protein MYQMSEHPIEGLMGTTLEKIKQMVDINTIIGDPITSPDGTIIIPVSKISYGFASGGSDFASKVQTDKSFFGGGAGAGVTISPIAFITISNGNVKMLQIDPYNSSADRIVGIVPDVVDKISSFVKESKEKKEAKKEKASEENPIEDPQV; from the coding sequence GTGTATCAAATGAGCGAACATCCAATTGAAGGACTTATGGGGACAACGCTGGAGAAAATTAAACAAATGGTGGATATCAATACCATCATTGGAGATCCCATTACTTCTCCGGACGGAACTATTATCATTCCTGTTTCAAAGATTAGTTATGGATTTGCTTCGGGCGGCTCAGATTTTGCTTCCAAAGTGCAAACGGATAAGAGCTTTTTTGGAGGCGGTGCCGGTGCGGGCGTAACAATTTCTCCGATCGCTTTTATTACGATCAGCAATGGAAATGTTAAAATGCTGCAGATCGATCCATATAATTCTTCCGCTGACAGAATTGTTGGAATAGTACCAGATGTCGTCGACAAAATCAGTAGCTTTGTAAAAGAAAGCAAAGAAAAAAAGGAAGCTAAAAAAGAAAAAGCATCAGAAGAAAATCCAATTGAAGATCCTCAAGTCTGA
- the plsY gene encoding Glycerol-3-phosphate acyltransferase, with amino-acid sequence MNGSDLIAPSLIVAVISYLLGSLSFSIIFTKFFEKKDIRTMGSGNAGATNVLRSVGPKAAICTFIFDFLKGVASVLIGKLIFSMMLPSGVLLSEMVQYGTYIAGFSCVFGHMFPIYFGFRGGKGILTTAAIIALIDWRVFLVVIVVFLATFVISKIVSLSSILAAIMYPVGTFLINYFFEYKTGNMPFRFVLVTSVATLCMAAVIVIRHHGNISRILNGTEKKLSIKKHNS; translated from the coding sequence ATGAATGGTTCAGATTTGATTGCTCCAAGTCTAATTGTAGCAGTTATTTCTTATTTGCTTGGAAGTCTTAGCTTCTCAATTATTTTTACAAAATTTTTTGAAAAAAAAGATATTCGAACAATGGGCAGTGGAAATGCAGGGGCGACAAATGTTTTGCGCTCTGTGGGGCCTAAAGCAGCTATTTGTACGTTTATTTTTGATTTTTTGAAAGGGGTAGCTTCGGTCTTAATTGGAAAGCTGATTTTTTCCATGATGCTGCCGTCCGGCGTTTTACTTTCCGAAATGGTTCAGTATGGTACCTACATCGCAGGCTTTTCCTGCGTTTTTGGGCATATGTTTCCAATTTATTTTGGTTTCCGTGGGGGAAAGGGTATTTTGACAACAGCAGCAATTATCGCCTTGATTGACTGGCGCGTATTTTTGGTTGTAATCGTAGTGTTCTTAGCTACCTTTGTAATTTCTAAGATTGTTTCTTTGTCATCAATATTAGCAGCGATTATGTATCCTGTTGGGACGTTTTTGATTAATTATTTCTTTGAGTATAAAACCGGAAATATGCCTTTCCGCTTTGTTCTCGTTACATCAGTAGCAACTCTCTGCATGGCGGCAGTGATTGTTATTCGCCATCATGGGAATATCAGTAGGATTTTAAATGGAACTGAGAAGAAGTTGTCTATAAAAAAGCATAATTCGTAA
- the scpB gene encoding Segregation and condensation protein B encodes MEKQNLNSAIEALLFASGDPLSVSRIAEVLNLTQKQAQKAAEDTMTSFNTRQGGIQILRLEDSFQMCSRPEFAPQIRSLLEIRRNTPLSQAAMEVLAIISYNQPVTKAFVEQIRGVDCSGVLGSLMQKGLIEERGRLELPGRPLLYGTTSTFLRCFGISSLEELPSVQKKTEDDVTEPVEKSQLDKLEMKSGETI; translated from the coding sequence ATGGAAAAACAAAATCTGAATTCCGCAATAGAAGCACTTCTTTTCGCAAGCGGCGATCCTCTTTCTGTTTCCCGCATTGCTGAAGTCTTAAATCTCACACAAAAGCAGGCTCAAAAAGCTGCAGAAGACACAATGACGAGCTTTAATACCCGTCAGGGAGGTATCCAAATTCTTCGATTAGAAGATTCTTTTCAGATGTGCAGCAGGCCGGAATTTGCTCCTCAGATTCGATCACTCTTGGAAATTCGGCGCAATACACCACTTTCTCAGGCAGCAATGGAAGTCCTTGCGATTATTTCCTATAATCAACCGGTAACAAAGGCTTTTGTAGAGCAAATCCGCGGAGTGGATTGCTCGGGAGTCCTTGGAAGTTTGATGCAGAAAGGATTAATCGAAGAACGCGGCAGACTGGAGCTTCCTGGAAGACCTCTTCTTTATGGAACGACTTCTACTTTTTTACGTTGCTTTGGGATTTCCTCTTTGGAAGAATTGCCTTCTGTGCAGAAGAAAACGGAAGATGATGTCACAGAACCAGTGGAGAAATCTCAACTAGATAAATTAGAAATGAAAAGTGGAGAAACGATATGA
- a CDS encoding Carboxyl transferase, translating into MSVAGNADLEQACDAAGKTRGHQLLESLFDKSTFHEIGRFSKSGETYTEACIGFGTVEGCPLYAFAQDSDVNGGAMSKAQAEKVRKIYALAVKTGAPIVGIFDSIGGKLAEKGDLLSAYGEILRDANNLSGVVPQISLILGPCIGTSAMIAAGADFIVMSKKGQLTIAPSGEGGFSEEAAENGIAALVKDSEEEAIKAVRQLIVKLPSNNLEPAAFMEESEAVSVPSAGNTAKEAAKAVASKDSIMELSPDFGNDVFTAFSGVGIGTTVGLVSYDGELTEDDCVKAARFIRFCDAFSIPVVSFVNAKGFLSLRAASMLSSAYAEATASKVTIAVGDAYGPVYIAVAGKGANADSVVAWPQAVISALAPETAAVFLWNDKLKDSKDSISDRKKMIEKYRTTEASPLQAAAQGLIENVIEPEDTRSQIQKDLTMLSGKRVHTFPKKHNNIQL; encoded by the coding sequence ATGAGTGTTGCCGGCAATGCCGATTTAGAGCAAGCCTGTGATGCTGCAGGTAAAACCAGAGGCCATCAACTTTTAGAATCTCTGTTTGACAAAAGTACTTTTCATGAAATTGGCCGTTTTTCTAAGTCAGGAGAAACTTATACGGAAGCTTGCATTGGATTTGGAACGGTTGAAGGTTGCCCCCTTTATGCTTTTGCTCAAGACAGCGATGTAAATGGTGGAGCTATGAGTAAGGCGCAGGCAGAAAAAGTCCGCAAAATTTATGCGCTGGCGGTAAAAACAGGAGCTCCAATTGTAGGCATTTTTGATTCTATTGGAGGCAAATTGGCAGAAAAAGGGGACTTGCTTTCTGCTTATGGGGAGATTTTGCGCGATGCGAATAATCTTTCCGGCGTTGTTCCGCAGATTTCGCTGATTTTGGGGCCTTGTATTGGGACTTCAGCAATGATTGCAGCAGGCGCGGATTTTATAGTGATGAGTAAAAAAGGACAGCTTACTATTGCACCAAGCGGAGAGGGCGGATTTTCCGAGGAAGCTGCTGAAAATGGCATCGCGGCTCTTGTCAAAGACTCCGAAGAAGAAGCTATAAAGGCTGTTCGTCAATTGATTGTAAAACTGCCGTCCAATAATTTGGAACCGGCTGCTTTTATGGAAGAATCTGAAGCTGTTTCTGTACCGTCTGCAGGAAATACGGCAAAAGAAGCTGCAAAAGCAGTTGCCAGTAAAGATTCCATTATGGAGCTTTCTCCGGATTTTGGAAACGATGTTTTTACGGCTTTTTCTGGAGTCGGAATTGGAACAACTGTAGGATTGGTTTCTTATGATGGAGAGCTAACCGAAGATGATTGTGTAAAAGCAGCACGGTTTATTCGCTTTTGCGACGCATTTAGTATTCCAGTCGTTTCTTTTGTAAATGCCAAAGGATTTTTATCTTTGCGTGCAGCCTCTATGCTGAGCAGTGCCTATGCGGAAGCGACTGCATCTAAAGTAACTATTGCGGTTGGAGATGCTTATGGCCCTGTATATATTGCAGTTGCTGGAAAAGGTGCAAATGCAGACAGTGTCGTTGCATGGCCGCAAGCTGTTATTTCTGCACTTGCTCCCGAGACAGCCGCTGTTTTTCTTTGGAATGACAAACTGAAAGATTCGAAAGATTCTATTTCGGACCGCAAAAAGATGATTGAAAAATATCGAACAACAGAAGCTTCCCCATTGCAGGCAGCAGCGCAGGGCTTAATTGAAAATGTGATTGAGCCGGAAGACACTCGCAGCCAAATTCAAAAGGACTTGACGATGCTTTCTGGAAAACGTGTACATACGTTCCCGAAAAAGCACAATAATATCCAGCTCTAA